GACTATTACCTGAACGTTAGAATGAATAATttacacgttcgaacgttcgaacgtaagtGGGCTTAAAGTTCGAATGTACATGAATCATTCGAATGTAACATTTTATATGTTCACATGTAACTCTTGAAAAATGACATCGTATGATTTATGTTCGAACGAAACATTATtatagttcgaacgtataaCCATTTCTCGTCCACCTTTAACGACGGTTTCATGAAACTTGGGTCCAATTAGTGTGTTAGGTCTGCGATCAACATCCTACACCATTACCAATTGGGTCCACAATAATGGATACAGAACAAACCAATCAATTCCTTAAGGAGtggttgaattttcattgtcatCCTTAATTTGTAAATGTGATAGAACACACACATGGCGAGTGTTATATAATTGGCACCTCATTTTCAAGCCAAGTATTACTGGAAGGTATCAGCCCCTAAGGAGAAGTAAATTGTGAAAGAATGCGATTATCACTTCGCCCGATTCATATTTCAATACATGGTTCAAAGCTAATACTTGAGAGATACCCCATGTGCAGGGGGGCCAAGGCGGAGAAGCAAACCTGGAGTTATCAGCTAAAACTATTCAGGATAGGCAGCAATCAACTGCAGACCTACCCAGCTTCCCCCGTTTTCAGCACCATAGATACTTTTCTGAGCAGCATCCAAGAAATTTCTACCGCTCGATAAGCTGGCATGGGTAGTTTCTCACCCATCGTCCTCCTCAGCCTTCCTCAAACGTTTCCATCTTTGCTCTTCATGCAGTTCAGCATCCACTTGCATCTCATACCGCCTAGTAGCCCGCTCTTCCTCTGAAAGTTTGGGAGCAACATTGTGGCGCTTGAAGTGTGACTCAATCCCATTGTGATGACTTGAATCACAATACCCTCTgccttctctttcctttttcgtcAACATCAAGTGTCAATTTTCTGATGAACACAGAATAGAAGCAGAGGAAAAATGAAATGACAACCTTTCATGAATGGATTGAATGAATCAATTACAAGTATTGAATGTATTCAATGATTGATAAGGAACCCTGAGTTATACTACTTAGAgattttttaaagtgaaaaaCTCTTGAACCATCACTTCTTAAGTTTCTGGTTTTTAACTCCTTAAGTATCTGGTTTTTAACTCATTCCAAAGATCAACAGCCGAGGCAACATAAAGCAAACTATTCCTTAATTctttagaaatggaattcattaACCAAGAAAGTACCAAATTGTTAACACGCAGCCAAGCAGTATGAAGAACAAGTTGATCAGCAGGAGTAGCAGCAATCGAACCATTAATGAATGCCACCTTGTTCTTGACAGTCAATGCTATGGTGATTGATCGACTCCATGCAATGTAATTATCTCCAGCAAAAATTTCTGATACGAGGAGGGCACCAGGATTGTCATTTGGATGTAGATAATAAGGACTAGAGGAATAATCTGAAAGATTTATGACAGAGCGAGGAGAAGTGGCAGAATTGGTAGAATCCATTTCGGGAATCTATTCAAGAAAGTGCAAGAAAtgaaagaagacgaagaagacaACTACAAAAATTCTCGAGCAGAATTTTGTAATGAAGATTTCGAGAATTCAAAGATTTGAGATGAGAAGATGAATTTGCGGAAGCAAGAATGATTttcaatctgataccatgtcaatttTCTGATGAACACAGAATAGAAGCAgaggaaaaatgaaatgaaaacctTTCGCGTGAATGAATTAATTACAAGTACTGAATGTATTTATACTAATGAAAGACAATAACAGAAAATAACTAACTTTCTGCATCTTTTTCTACTTTAACACATGCTATTTTAGACTTTAATTCCATTTGCTCAATTTATGAGGCTATACTACAGCATCACCTTATACCACATCCATAAAATTTCTTTCCAGCGTAAAAAATTGAGAACAGGAGGTGGACGTTCCACGGTGAGTGAAGGTGCagatcaagagagagagaaaaggagggTGTCGGGCTAGAGAAACAGAGGCTCGGTGCGGCGGACCTTTGTCTTTAGGGAAACAACACTTCTCgtctaatatttattaaaatgattaatcttttcatatgattttaaagttaaTTCAATATTAGATTACGTGATAAACGCGGAGAAGCTTCTTATCTTCTCCATGGGAATTATACTGAACGACTACATCAAAGCTTACGTGATAAACGCGGAGAAGTAAATCATGTGATTCCCAAGCTTCTCCATGGGAACGAACATCCATTCTTCCTTATGTTATGTGCGTCACACGTTCTTAGCACTGAGTTGACCCAATTGAGTGTCTCTGGCCTCTTTTGGTCATGTGCGATCCACATCATGACGTGCATGGCAATTATTCCTGCAAGCAACAAATTGTCTATTAAAggtattcaaaaagaaaacacgTGTGGGGTACTCACTAAAGAAACCATGGATTCTTACGGGAGTCATTATTTTCCAAGCAAAGGGAGAAAAAGCtatagaaagaaaaagcaaGTGTTGTGAGCTTTCTTGGATCCTTCGGTGAAAGAAATGTAATGAAAggtattcaaaaagaaaacacgTGTGGGGTACTCACTAAAGAAACCATGGATTCTTACGGGAGTCATTATTTTCCAAGCAAAGGGAGAAAAAGCtatagaaagaaaaagcaaGTGTTGTGAGCTTTCTTGGATCCTTCGGTGAAAGAAATGTAATGAAAggtattcaaaaagaaaacacgTGTGGGGTACTCACTAAAGAAACCATGGATTCTTACGGGAGTCATTATTTTCCAAGCAAAGGGAGAAAAAGCtatagaaagaaaaagcaaGTGTTGTGAACTTTGTTGGATCCTTCTGTGAAAGACAGAGAGATGGGAGAGATAAAGACTGAGGGCAAGTTTTTCTTCGAAGCGACGCGTAATGCATACCCTTTTttgacaaagaagaagaaaattgctgATCAGTTTGAAAGTAGCAGCTTCATTGGTAATGCCTAGGAAATTTCACGAGAGTTTAATTACACAGTGACAGTGACCTACTCAAACCATCTTGATCCACTTCCTTAATATAAAGCTCCCTACTCACATATCTCTCTGCACTCAATAACTCGGGACCCTTCTTCCTTTCAAAGAAGCTACCAAGATTTCAATCTCTTCCATGGCCATCCCAAATGTCTCATCCTCCTCCTCCCCTTCTTCTTCCCATCCTTGGAATCATGATGTTTTCCTTAGTTTCAGAGGGGAAGATACCCGCAATACCTTTACCGGTCATCTATATAACGCTCTCATTATGAAGGGGATCAACACCTTCAGAGATGATTTGTATCTTCAGAAGGGAGACGAAATCTCCCCAGCACTTTTGGAAGCCATTGAACAATCTAAAATTTCCATCATCGTCTTCTCTAAGGACTATTGCACCTCCACGTGGTGCTTAGATGAACTTGTCAAGATTCTCGAGTGTCGGAAATCGATCGGCCAAATGGTTCGACTCATTTTCTACGATGTGAATCCTTCAGATGTGCGGAAACAGTTTGTAAAAAGGATCGATATGCATGAAAATAAAGTCAACAAGGATAAGCAGAGGTGGAAGGAGGCTCTCGAAGAGGCAGCCAACTTGTGCGGTTGGCATTTGGACAAAGGGTACGCTTTCAGTTTTATTTAATGCAAGAATTAATATCAAATCATTCTGATAAACTAAGGACTCAAATACTTGAGTTGTAACATAAAACAATGTGCTATAAGCACTTAACATAAAACTAAGGTCTCTCTCCactttttcatttctctctgATTTTATGGTAACTGCACTTAATTGGTTCCAATTCCTTCTTGTTGCtttacttttcatttcttaATTCCTCTATATTTGTGGCACTAAAGAAAGCCTTGATCCGATTCTTCTTAATTAGAGATTTCTAGATTGATCCTGAAATGCTTTTGATATGTAACAGTATGATTTCTAGATTGTCCTGTTTGAATGGCATGCAGGAATGAGTCCGATTTTATCCAGCGCATTGTTGAAGAGATGTCAAGTATATTAATGAAGCGCACATCTTTAGATGTTGCGAAGAACCCAGTCGGATTAGATTCTCACATAAAGGTCATGAGTGAGTTGTTGAGTGTTGGGAATGATGACGTTCGCATGGTTGGAATCCATGGAATTGGTGGAATAGGTAAAACCACTATCGCAAAAGCTGTATACAACTCCTTTGCTCATCAATTTCAAAGTTGCTGCTTTCTTGCTGAAGTCCGAGAAACTACAAACCGGTCCGGCCTTGttaaattacaaaaaacactTCTATCTGAGACCTTGAGCATGAATACCAAATTAAAGGTGAGAAGTGTGGATAGAGGAATTACTGTAATAAAGGAGAGGCTCTGCCATAAGAAGGTTCTTTTAGTTCTTGATGATGTCAATAAGGTGGAACAACTTGAAAAATTAGCAGGAGATAAGAATTGGTTTGGTCCAGGAAGTCGAATCATTATTACAACTAGAGATCAACATGTGCTAGATACTCATGGAGTAGAAAGAAGATACAAGGTCCAAGAATTAAGTGCTGCTGATGCTCTTCAACTTCTTAGTTTGAATGCTTTCCATAAGTCTTATCCTGAAGAAGGGTATGAGGAGCTCATAAATAGTGTGGTTCAGTACGCCAAGGGCCTTCCCTTGGTTCTAGTGGTGTTGGGGTCTTTCCTATGTGGTAGAAGCAAACCTCAATGGGAAAGCACAATACGTAAAATGCAAAGAAGTCTTGACAAAGATATCTatgaaatacttaaaataagcTTTGATGCACTGGACGACAATGAGAAGGCTATCTTCCTTTATATTGCGTGTTTCTttaagggagaagagagagattttGTAACAAAAATTTGGGAAGCGAGTGATTTTGATCCAGTTATTGGAATACAAGTTCTCATCGAAAGATCTTTGGTGAATGTTGATCAACATGAACGATTGCAGATGCATGACGTGATACAATTGATGGGTAGGAATATTGTTCATCAAGAATCTCCCGACGAGCCAGGAGAGCGAAGCCGATATGGTCTCATGAGGATATTCTCCGTGTTCTTAAGGAAAATACGGTAAGAGCACTTTAGTCCACTTGTTCtatcaattttatcattttatcatttttcttctatCAATTGAGTCCTAATATTTTTTCCTCCACTTGTTCTATGATTTATTAGGGAACTTATAATGCAATTCAAGCCATAAAGCTAGATTTGTTCGGGCAAAAAGATATTTTGCTGAATCCTAGTGCGTTTACAAGAATGAAAAGGCTTAGACTGCTTAGAATCCGTCATGCACGCTTTTCAGAGAGTCCTAAAAGTTTGTCTAATGAGCTAATATTGCTTGATTGGGATGGATACCCATCACCATCTCTGCCGTCCAATTTTCATCCTCAGAAACTTGTTACTCTCAACATGCATCACAGTAAAATCAAGCAATTCGAAGGAATAAAGGTAAATATCTTATCTCTtttctagattttaaaataagaattcaaATGTATggatccatttttcttttcaaaaaatttacttgtaaaaaagaaattatattggtaattcttggaagctgatATTGGAGGGTAATTAGATATCATGTTGTAACACCAGTTATGAATGGATATGAAGGGTAATTGATAATAGCTTGCCATCACCTTCATTGTAGGGACTGCACCCTCTTGTATTTGGTGTCAATAACTGATAAAACTTTAATTGTTGGATAAAAACCTACTGATGCAGCAGGAATTTTCAGAATGCAATCATGGGATTGCATTCTAACATCCCTGGATGGAATATTGTTCATGAGCAGATATATTAATTAGTGCTAAGTAGGATGGTTCCTATGATTTTGTTGGCATTTGTTGAAGTTAGGTTGTTGATTCTCCTAGAATTGTAGGGCTACTACTGCTGCTGcaagtgttttaaaaaaattcataacatcatgTATGAATAAAGGTTTCAGGTCAATATTCATTCAGCCAGTGGATATTTTCTGGTATAGAGAGGCATGTGGGCATCAGGATCAGCTGGTAGTATCAAAGAAAAATGGTGAGATCAACCGTTACAAAAGTCATACCTGCTTTCAATGGAGCTACCAGTGAACTTTACGTTGGAGGGAGGTTATTCTGCTGGAAGTGTATCCCCTATCTACAAGAATTGTGTAGTTGTTGTATGCATTAATAGTTGTTGTTAAAAATGCTGATGACCCTCTTCTCCTTCCCACAGGGTAAACAGAGAATTTTCCATTTCCCTCAAAGACTATGATATTGGAACATTCCTGATCaatgttgtaaatatatatatggggcAATAGTTTTTCATGGATTTGTTGTCTGTATCCCAGCACAGTTATGTTTAATGGGTTATTAGTTGTAAGAAACAGGGGAacgtaattaaagtataattaTGCTTACATTGTTACCATTAATGTATTGTTGGTAAATGGTGGTGTCTATCTCGATCGACTCATGGAGAATAACTCGTGGGTATCAAGATATAGTACAAGAATCCATAAAAGGTTCCTTGCCACAGGTTATTTCCATGTAAAATATAGGTATTACATGGCTTTTATTTGTGGGGAAAAATCACCCACTTAAAATTCAACACATTTCCTAAAGGTATTTCTCATGGACAAATTTTTATTCCTAGGGGTAACGTTTTgtggggaaaaaaataaactcttAGTTGTATTAAGATTTTTCCCACGGCAGTTTAATTCATGTAAATTATGTAATTCCCACCGAAACCAATCATGGGTAATCAGCAAATACATGAATGGATCAGGGCTTATTTGCCACAAAACAAGTAGTGGCTAATAAGTATATCCACAAAATTCATTTGTCACTGTTGCTCCTTTTCCCACGAATTTTTAAGGCGGGAATTGCTTCATCACCCACGAGTACAACTTATGGAAAAAATATCATTGCAGAAGGGTAGCGCTGGTGGGAATTACTATATTGCCTATGAGTTGTACACGTGAGAATTATACCTTTTCCCACGGATGAATCTAGTGGCATTATCTGTTTTACTCATGATATTGATAGCAATTTTATTGGCTTTTGCGATGAAGTGTAGAGTTTTTAACCACGGAACATTCCGTGGTTAAAAACATTCAGTCCCCACCAATTAGAGTTATCATGGGAAATTGAAGCATTTGCGGCGAATTATACGCCACGAGACTCCCACGGGCCGAATTTGTGGGAAAAAGTATATCCCCGCCAAAAACTTCCTTTTTGCCACGAAAAGCCCCCCCGGGGAACGTGggaatttcttgtagtggatACAATATTGTTCCTTTCACCTTTATTTTCCAGGGTTGTGAAAATTtgagagaaataaaattttcttactgTGTATACTTGACGTGCATCCCTGATGTCTCAATAATGGCAAATCTTGAGAGTTTGAATGTTGAGGGCTGTCGCAATTTAGTTGAGGTTCATCAATCTGTTGGATTTTTAAACAAACTGTCTCTGTTGAATGTTCAATATTGCTGTAAACTTATACGCCTTCCTGACCTGAAGTTGCCACGTCTTCAAATCCTACAACTTGGTGGGTGCACAAGTCTGGAGAAATTTCCAAATATTGTTGGAGAAATTCCTCGTTTACGTGAACTTTTGTTAAATGACAGTCCCAATATTCAAGAACTGCCTTTGTCAGTTGAATATCTCATTGGGCTTCAAAGGATatcaatattttcattcaaGAACCTTAGAGATCTCCCTAGAAGCATTTCTAAGTTGCCACGTCTCAGGGAGCTTGTTCTTAGGCGTTGCAGAAACCTTGGAAGGTTTCCAAAatcgtcgtcatcatcatcaacaaatTTGGGCTGGCTGGCTTCGTCAAAGGGGAACAAAACTCAAGATAAGAGCCACTCTGTTGGGTGGTTTCCAGCCTTGAGAAAGTTGAAAATCATTTACTGTAATCTAGAAGAAGTTGATTTCCTCAAGAGTCTTCATTGCCTTTCCACGCTAGAAGAATTATATCTATCAGGAAACAATTTCGTTAGCCTCCCTGCATCATGTAACACTGGATTTACCCATTTGCGATCGCTTGCATTGTGGCATTGCAATGGGCTTCAACAAAAGAATGCAAGTATTGATGTGTTTCCGAATGGTTTCGGAAAAATGATAACTACAATTAAAATTAGAGGAGGGGAGTTACCAGAATGGTTTCGGCATCAAACTAGGGAGATTGAGATGTGTTTCCGAGTGCCTCCACCTAAAAATGCCAAGTTAGCAGGTTTGGTTATCGGTGTTGCTTTCAAACCTCATTTTGAGCTCTCTTTCTGCTATTTGAGGGTGTCTATCATTATTAGTAATGGTCGTCAATCAACTCCCATAGCCAAATCCTACGAGGTTCCCTTTCATGGACATGAACTGGGATTAGATGGAGCACTGTGGCTGTTGTACCTTCCACGTGGTGCCCTTGAGTGGCGGGATGAGATCACCAATGAAGGGGATCACTTTGgagtttcatttcaaattcatggACGGACACCATTTGTGAAGtgtgataaatataataacaggTTGGGAGTTCATTTTGAATTCGAGCAAAACGACAACATGGATGATGATGATCCAAGAGTGATCCGGCATGACCCTTCTCCTAACAATAAGATAGCTATCTTGGAGAACGATAATTGTTGCCAACTACAGCAACAGCTAGCAGAACAACATGAACGGGCAAATCGTGGACAAAGCAAATTTCTTTctgatttgtgaaatattattttttgttttagaatttaaaaaaattgaattacttttatgtttttatttaaaattttagaaaaattataatgactaTATAAtagtttacttttattttctaaaattagtGAATTTTATTACTTGGGGACTTTTAAAAAACATTCATTAagcctttcttttttttgacaTATCAGTGTTGGAATCTTATAATCGGTTGTCTTTACACTTCATTTGGTTGCTtttattattaactttttttaagaaattcattttaCACCTCTTTTGAAGGTTCTTCAAGGTAAACTATCCTCaattaagagtaatattatgtaTAAGTATTAAGTATGCAAGTtttacacattaaaaaaaaaaacaaaaggaaaaaaaagtatgCAGGATCGATACaaactcttttataaaaaataaataaatctcacaaaaaatagacttatctttttacatttttatatgCTAAGATCTACATTTTTATAAacagttttgctacatacaagcacagtcgcgtactaatatgtgtaccaacattgatttattcatacttaaaatttaaattaacactgttttcaataaaatctactttttgaccaatcacatcacattggtatacagattagtgcacaattgtgcttgcaactatacttttccttttATAAAAGATACGCACGCAAAaggctttcttttttctttttttaaagaagatgaTAATaccctaattttattgataatcctCACTTATAACGAAGGAAAATTGTGATTACACAAACAAATATTTGGTGataacaaataatcaaaaaaacccaaactcaggcataataataataataataataataataataataataataataaggaaaatgctatatGCAAGTGTTGTGGCGCACCCATTGCGCACGAAACATGACGTGTCTACGTTTATGGTGTTTTGAAAACAGCGTCTTCTCTCCCATTACCTTCTCCCCCTCACCTTTTTCTCTGTTTCCTGCAAATTTTCAGCACATCTCATGTTCAGTACAGAAAATTCTCAAGACCCTACTCCATATTTTCTTCCATAAAAGTACCTTTTACCCTTCTTTATTTTGGCTCTCTAGACTCTAGTCTAAAAGACTTTATGCCCAACCAAAAATTTTCCAGCACGAGTTGATCTACAATTTTGCAAAGAAGAGTAAAAATTTTAAGATCGgtctttttttttagtttagtatAAAAAGTTCAGACTTTCCAAATCGGCATCTCTAATCATTTAAGgcatgagattttggcgtgggATTTTTTCAGCTTTGGTTTTCCATGTTAAACACTGTTTGTGAAATGAATTTCATCTGAGTTTGAAGTATAATCCCTGCTTGCCTACTCTGCAAGCTGTCAAAGTTCACTACTTTGATTCCATCTTAAACCTGGATACTGGGAGAAATGTTGAAGGAATCTAAAGTATAATACTTTCTGCAAGTTTAATATTACCACGTTGTGTTTAGTTGGTGGGTGCGCAAATGGTAAGCCACCACGCTTGCATATAGCattttccataataataaaacctAAAATTGTCAATCACAATACAAGATACCCATAAAACCAAATCCCACAAtagttcaaaagaaaaagaaccagCCTTAAATAAAAGACCATAACTGAAAAACctgcaagaaaaccaagaagtTGCATGCAAAGTAACAatagtaaacaaataaaaccaaatgcAACTTACCAGGCCACTATGAGATACGCAAATACGGAAGACCATTTCTATCTATGCGGAGAAGGCCTCTTAACTTGTTGGGCAGCCTATCTTGATCACCATACCAAGTCATATTTAGGCCCTCAGCTCCTACATGCGAAAGACTTTTATA
This sequence is a window from Carya illinoinensis cultivar Pawnee chromosome 9, C.illinoinensisPawnee_v1, whole genome shotgun sequence. Protein-coding genes within it:
- the LOC122275820 gene encoding disease resistance protein RUN1-like, whose protein sequence is MAIPNVSSSSSPSSSHPWNHDVFLSFRGEDTRNTFTGHLYNALIMKGINTFRDDLYLQKGDEISPALLEAIEQSKISIIVFSKDYCTSTWCLDELVKILECRKSIGQMVRLIFYDVNPSDVRKQFVKRIDMHENKVNKDKQRWKEALEEAANLCGWHLDKGNESDFIQRIVEEMSSILMKRTSLDVAKNPVGLDSHIKVMSELLSVGNDDVRMVGIHGIGGIGKTTIAKAVYNSFAHQFQSCCFLAEVRETTNRSGLVKLQKTLLSETLSMNTKLKVRSVDRGITVIKERLCHKKVLLVLDDVNKVEQLEKLAGDKNWFGPGSRIIITTRDQHVLDTHGVERRYKVQELSAADALQLLSLNAFHKSYPEEGYEELINSVVQYAKGLPLVLVVLGSFLCGRSKPQWESTIRKMQRSLDKDIYEILKISFDALDDNEKAIFLYIACFFKGEERDFVTKIWEASDFDPVIGIQVLIERSLVNVDQHERLQMHDVIQLMGRNIVHQESPDEPGERSRYGLMRIFSVFLRKIRELIMQFKP